In one window of Gossypium arboreum isolate Shixiya-1 chromosome 4, ASM2569848v2, whole genome shotgun sequence DNA:
- the LOC108460924 gene encoding xyloglucan O-acetyltransferase 4-like, with amino-acid sequence MKKEQTMKYSSSSSASSSYYYYFFKERCLNKGRLPPFFMSFLLLTVIFILFILYSTTPLTPIPNQALSRNLRLPVIKPPPNLPRKGKPIIFHPPLQGYDDGISKCDLSKGHWIPDLHGSLYTNSSCTTIPDSKNCFHHGRSDRDFLNWRWKPDQCNLPRFDPKAFLDFVKGKTLGFVGDSVARNHMESLLCLLSKVETPEDEYKDSEDRKRIWYFPKHDFTLMILWSRYLVSAEERMVNGSGSGNFNLHLHKIDEWSKDLPLLDYVIISAAHWFFRPIFIHNSTGIVGCVYCNTPNVKDYGVGFTLKLAFRSALNHINNCKTCKVRVTLVRTFSPAHFEDGAWNTGGRCNRTSPLGESEINLGTTEWELRSMQMEEIEKANIKGAKVGRRFGALDITRAMLMRPDGHPNEFWGNKWMKGYNDCVHWCLPGPVDVWNDFMMAVLRREASFVS; translated from the exons ATGAAGAAAGAACAGACAATGAAGTATTCATCTTCATCTTCGGCTTCATCttcatattattattactttttcaAAGAGAGATGTCTAAACAAGGGGAGGCTTCCTCCATTTTTCATGTCTTTTCTTCTTTTAACCGTCATATTCATACTCTTCATCCTTTATTCTACAACCCCTTTAACTCCCATCCCCAACCAGGCCCTTTCCCGTAATCTAAGGCTTCCAGTCATCAAACCACCTCCTAATCTTCCCCGTAAAGGCAAACCCATAATTTTTCATCCTCCCCTTCAAG GTTATGATGATGGGATTTCGAAGTGTGATTTGTCAAAGGGTCATTGGATACCGGACCTCCATGGTTCTCTATATACCAACTCAAGTTGCACTACAATTCCCGATTCAAAGAACTGTTTCCACCATGGAAGAAGTGACAGAGATTTTCTGAACTGGAGATGGAAACCTGACCAATGTAATCTTCCAAGGTTTGATCCCAAGGCATTCCTGGATTTTGTTAAAGGGAAGACACTTGGATTCGTTGGTGACTCTGTTGCTAGGAATCACATGGAATCTCTACTTTGTCTCCTCTCAAAG GTTGAAACCCCCGAAGATGAGTACAAAGATTCAGAAGATAGAAAACGTATATGGTATTTTCCTAAACATGATTTCACTCTTATGATCCTTTGGTCCAGATACCTTGTATCTGCTGAAGAAAGAATGGTGAATGGTTCAGGGTCAGGCAATTTTAATTTACACCTACACAAAATTGATGAATGGAGCAAAGATCTTCCTCTTCTAGACTATGTCATAATCTCAGCTGCACATTGGTTCTTTCGACCCATTTTCATCCATAATAGCACTGGCATTGTTGGGTGCGTATACTGCAATACCCCGAATGTGAAGGATTACGGTGTTGGATTCACCCTGAAGTTGGCATTTCGATCTGCTTTGAACCACATCAACAACTGCAAGACCTGCAAAGTGAGGGTCACCTTAGTCCGGACATTTTCGCCGGCGCATTTTGAGGATGGGGCATGGAACACAGGGGGAAGGTGTAACAGGACAAGCCCTTTGGGAGAATCGGAGATAAACTTGGGCACCACTGAATGGGAGCTGAGGAGCATGCAAATGGAAGAGATCGAAAAGGCGAACATCAAAGGTGCTAAGGTCGGGAGAAGGTTCGGGGCATTGGACATTACGAGGGCAATGCTGATGAGACCAGATGGTCACCCTAATGAGTTCTGGGGAAACAAATGGATGAAGGGCTATAATGACTGTGTTCATTGGTGCTTGCCAGGTCCTGTTGATGTATGGAATGATTTTATGATGGCGGTTCTGAGAAGAGAAGCTTCATTTGTTTCTTAA